A single window of Taeniopygia guttata chromosome 1, bTaeGut7.mat, whole genome shotgun sequence DNA harbors:
- the CBY2 gene encoding protein chibby homolog 2: MSAFDQRNQSMQHTEPETDCITPRVKPRGEMFVFIDGKWANDVYCQPPFSSHQKLFSKNAQNEWSIWEENRALWQENQVLWIKNRMLWEENKALQYLQSQNKSSQVIYTDAIQQSLKSKNKPFPLFQERSTGVQLSLGNKALQAVQGKNKIFEDFQQENKALPVTWKGPKAITVHEESKDAHSDLQKNTDATAAVEKGNPGPVPQQKHEGKRKSTTPTQNKIESAPRMPGEHEILQVLQDLCELLHTFLKMNPPPKEKQCCHNLYDVKRSFQEDYNKLKLQLNAVKNTVSDITAQMDMLEKEILAITSPVYEEAGQKLTTEHQLGDM; encoded by the coding sequence ATGTCTGCCTTTGATCAGAGGAACCAGAGCAtgcagcacacagagcctgAGACAGACTGCATCACCCCTCGGGTGAAGCCAAGGGGTGAGATGTTCGTGTTTATTGATGGAAAATGGGCGAATGACGTCTATTGCCAGCCACCCTTTTCTTCCCACCAGAAACTCTTTAGCAAGAATGCACAGAATGAGTGGAGCATCTGGGAGGAGAACAGAGCACTCTGGCAGGAAAACCAAGTCCTCTGGATCAAAAACAGGATGCTCTGGGAAGAAAACAAGGCCCTACAGTATCTCCAGTCACAGAACAAATCTTCCCAGGTAATTTACACTGATGCTATTCAGCAAAGCCTCAAGAGCAAAAATAAGCCATTTCCACTCTTCCAAGAGAGGAGCACGGGTGTTCAGCTCAGCTTGGGCAACAAAGCTCTCCAGGCAGTTcagggaaagaataaaatctttgAGGATTTCCAGCAGGAGAATAAAGCACTCCCTGTTACCTGGAAAGGCCCAAAAGCCATCACTGTCCATGAAGAGAGCAAAGATGCCCACTCAGACCTTCAGAAGAACACTGACGCCACTGCAGCTGTGGAAAAGGGTAACCCTGGCCCAGTGCCCCAGCAGAAACATGAAGGTAAAAGGAAGAGCACTACTCCAACTCAGAATAAGATCGAGTCTGCCCCACGTATGCCAGGAGAGCATGAAATCCTCCAGGTTCTCCAGGATTTGTGTGAGCTTCTCCACACCTTCCTGAAAATGAACCCTCCTCCTAAGGAGAAACAGTGCTGTCACAATCTCTATGATGTGAAGAGATCCTTCCAAGAAGATTACAATAAactgaagctgcagctgaatGCTGTGAAAAACACTGTGTCAGACATTACAGCTCAAATGGATATGCTGGAAAAGGAGATCCTTGCCATCACTTCCCCAGTGTATGAAGAAGCAGGGCAGAAGCTGACAACTGAGCATCAGCTTGGAGACATGTGA